From a region of the Triticum aestivum cultivar Chinese Spring chromosome 7D, IWGSC CS RefSeq v2.1, whole genome shotgun sequence genome:
- the LOC123166955 gene encoding uncharacterized protein — MAAANGTAEFAGLRHNGIKFLLDPVDRLPLREVTAGDGHPDPLVLMAVGPTAPARADSSCAVTVGELGGTAGQSNSAQKRKQSPTQSVESTGMVNLDAPDWTRRFQYREFSADVEQPDPLVSMVVGPSALTCAESSCTIVLGQLGGTAEQSNSAGKRKESFISYT; from the exons ATGGCGGCGGCGAATGGTACGGCGGAATTTGCAGGCCTACGCCACAACGGGATCAAATTTCTGCTAGATCCAGTAGACAG ATTGCCGCTGAGAGAGGTCACAGCCGGCGATGGGCACCCAGATCCATTAGTTTTGATGGCTGTTGGGCCGACGGCACCGGCAAGAGCCGACTCGTCGTGCGCGGTTACGGTGGGAGAACTCGGCGGCACTGCTGGGCAGAGCAATTCCGCCCAGAAAAGGAAGCAGTCTCCAACTCAGTCCGTCGAGTCCACCGGGATGGTCAACCTAGATGCACCAGACTGGACCAGAAG ATTCCAGTACAGAGAGTTCAGTGCAGATGTTGAGCAGCCAGATCCATTGGTTTCGATGGTTGTTGGGCCATCGGCATTGACATGCGCCGAGTCATCGTGCACGATTGTGCTTGGACAACTCGGCGGCACTGCTGAACAGAGCAATTCTGCCGGCAAGAGGAAGGAGTCTTTCATTTCATATACATGA
- the LOC123166954 gene encoding protein NRT1/ PTR FAMILY 8.3 isoform X1: protein MASSGGHTVPLLARLPAEAAEAYTTDGTLDFDGNPALKNRTGGWRACRAVLGTEFCYCLAFYGISYNLVTYLTGVLGQSNVAAARNVSTWQATCFLMPLGGAVVADSYCGRYRTMVVSCFIGVAGMLTTAFSAYLPLLVENGVSFRGLTSSNMVSVQEFVLFLGLYMIAVGLGGLRPCLMSFGADQFDDGDPSERVTKGSFFNWYVFNMSCASLISSTAIVWVQDHYGWALGLTVPAVVLAVGLSCLVAASRTYRFQRTRGSPLTRVCQVVVAAVRKCGVELPADSSLLYDMPEDDLAMKGVERIAHTTDLRFFDKAAIVVASDKDVEAAAVPVPRSPWRLCVVTQVEELKILVRMLPLWATVVFFYAVSVQISSTFVEQGRAMNATVGSVHVPPASMSTFDILTIILLVPLYDRVFVPAARRLTGREKGISELQRIGAGLTMPVLAMAAAALLETVRLRAAKAAGLAPCSTSVLWQAPQYVLVGVGEVLTTIGQLDFFYGQAPAAMKTVCTALALLAVAAGGYLSSVLLTAVQWATTTGGAPGWIPDDLNEGHLDRFFWMMSGLGCLNLIAFASCAMRYKSRKGC, encoded by the exons ATGGCCTCCTCCGGCGGGCACACGGTGCCCCTGCTCGCCCGACTTCCAGCCGAG GCGGCGGAGGCGTACACCACCGACGGGACCCTTGACTTCGACGGGAACCCGGCGCTCAAGAATCGCACGGGCGGATGGCGCGCGTGCCGCGCAGTTCTCG GAACCGAGTTCTGCTACTGCCTAGCGTTCTACGGCATCTCCTACAACCTCGTCACGTACCTCACCGGCGTCCTGGGCCAGAGCAACGTCGCCGCGGCGAGGAACGTGTCCACCTGGCAGGCCACCTGCTTCCTCATGCCCCTCGGCGGCGCCGTCGTCGCCGACTCCTACTGCGGAAGGTACCGCACCATGGTCGTCTCCTGCTTCATCGGCGTCGCA GGCATGCTCACGACAGCATTCTCGGCGTACCTCCCGCTGCTCGTCGAGAACGGCGTGTCGTTCAGAGGCCTCACCTCGTCCAACATGGTGTCGGTTCAGGAGTTCGTCTTGTTTCTCGGCCTCTACATGATTGCCGTCGGGCTGGGCGGACTCCGGCCGTGCCTGATGTCCTTCGGCGCCGACCAGTTCGACGACGGCGATCCATCGGAGCGCGTGACGAAGGGTTCCTTCTTCAACTGGTACGTGTTCAACATGAGCTGCGCGTCGCTGATATCCAGCACCGCAATCGTGTGGGTGCAGGATCATTACGGCTGGGCGCTGGGCCTGACCGTCCCGGCTGTCGTCCTGGCCGTCGGGCTTTCTTGCCTGGTCGCGGCGTCACGAACGTACAGGTTTCAACGAACTCGCGGCAGCCCGCTCACCAGAGTGTGCCAGGTCGTGGTTGCTGCCGTGAGAAAGTGCGGCGTCGAGCTGCCGGCCGACAGCTCTCTGCTCTACGACATGCCGGAAGACGACCTCGCAATGAAGGGTGTTGAGAGGATCGCACACACCACTGATCTCCG ATTCTTCGATAAGGCCGCCATTGTCGTGGCTTCGGACAAGGATGTGGAGGCGGCAGCCGTGCCGGTGCCGCGCAGCCCGTGGAGGCTCTGCGTCGTGACGCAGGTCGAGGAGCTCAAGATTCTCGTGCGGATGCTGCCGCTCTGGGCGACCGTCGTCTTCTTCTATGCCGTGTCGGTGCAGATCTCGTCGACATTCGTCGAGCAAGGCAGGGCGATGAACGCTACCGTCGGCTCCGTGCACGTCCCGCCCGCGTCCATGTCCACCTTCGATATACTCACCATCATCCTCCTGGTCCCTCTCTACGACCGGGTCTTCGTTCCGGCGGCGAGAAGGCTCACCGGGAGGGAGAAGGGTATCTCGGAGCTGCAGAGGATCGGCGCCGGCCTCACCATGCCCGTgctcgccatggccgccgcggcgCTTCTCGAGACGGTGCGCCTCCGCGCGGCGAAGGCGGCGGGCCTGGCGCCATGCTCGACGAGCGTGCTGTGGCAGGCGCCGCAGTACGTGCTTGTGGGCGTGGGCGAGGTGCTCACCACCATCGGGCAGCTCGACTTCTTCTACGGCCAGGCGCCGGCCGCGATGAAGACCGTGTGCACGGCGCTCGCGCTTCTCGCAGTAGCGGCCGGCGGCTACCTGAGCTCAGTCCTACTGACAGCCGTGCAGTGGGCGACGACGACTGGCGGCGCGCCGGGGTGGATCCCCGACGACCTGAACGAGGGTCATCTGGATCGCTTCTTCTGGATGATGTCCGGGCTTGGTTGCCTGAATCTGATAGCGTTCGCGAGCTGCGCCATGAGGTACAAATCCAGGAAGGGTTGCTGA
- the LOC123166954 gene encoding protein NRT1/ PTR FAMILY 8.3 isoform X2, with protein MARVPRSSRNRVLLLPSVLRHLLQPRHVPHRRPGPEQRRRGEERVHLAGHLLPHAPRRRRRRRLLLRKGMLTTAFSAYLPLLVENGVSFRGLTSSNMVSVQEFVLFLGLYMIAVGLGGLRPCLMSFGADQFDDGDPSERVTKGSFFNWYVFNMSCASLISSTAIVWVQDHYGWALGLTVPAVVLAVGLSCLVAASRTYRFQRTRGSPLTRVCQVVVAAVRKCGVELPADSSLLYDMPEDDLAMKGVERIAHTTDLRFFDKAAIVVASDKDVEAAAVPVPRSPWRLCVVTQVEELKILVRMLPLWATVVFFYAVSVQISSTFVEQGRAMNATVGSVHVPPASMSTFDILTIILLVPLYDRVFVPAARRLTGREKGISELQRIGAGLTMPVLAMAAAALLETVRLRAAKAAGLAPCSTSVLWQAPQYVLVGVGEVLTTIGQLDFFYGQAPAAMKTVCTALALLAVAAGGYLSSVLLTAVQWATTTGGAPGWIPDDLNEGHLDRFFWMMSGLGCLNLIAFASCAMRYKSRKGC; from the exons ATGGCGCGCGTGCCGCGCAGTTCTCG GAACCGAGTTCTGCTACTGCCTAGCGTTCTACGGCATCTCCTACAACCTCGTCACGTACCTCACCGGCGTCCTGGGCCAGAGCAACGTCGCCGCGGCGAGGAACGTGTCCACCTGGCAGGCCACCTGCTTCCTCATGCCCCTCGGCGGCGCCGTCGTCGCCGACTCCTACTGCGGAAG GGCATGCTCACGACAGCATTCTCGGCGTACCTCCCGCTGCTCGTCGAGAACGGCGTGTCGTTCAGAGGCCTCACCTCGTCCAACATGGTGTCGGTTCAGGAGTTCGTCTTGTTTCTCGGCCTCTACATGATTGCCGTCGGGCTGGGCGGACTCCGGCCGTGCCTGATGTCCTTCGGCGCCGACCAGTTCGACGACGGCGATCCATCGGAGCGCGTGACGAAGGGTTCCTTCTTCAACTGGTACGTGTTCAACATGAGCTGCGCGTCGCTGATATCCAGCACCGCAATCGTGTGGGTGCAGGATCATTACGGCTGGGCGCTGGGCCTGACCGTCCCGGCTGTCGTCCTGGCCGTCGGGCTTTCTTGCCTGGTCGCGGCGTCACGAACGTACAGGTTTCAACGAACTCGCGGCAGCCCGCTCACCAGAGTGTGCCAGGTCGTGGTTGCTGCCGTGAGAAAGTGCGGCGTCGAGCTGCCGGCCGACAGCTCTCTGCTCTACGACATGCCGGAAGACGACCTCGCAATGAAGGGTGTTGAGAGGATCGCACACACCACTGATCTCCG ATTCTTCGATAAGGCCGCCATTGTCGTGGCTTCGGACAAGGATGTGGAGGCGGCAGCCGTGCCGGTGCCGCGCAGCCCGTGGAGGCTCTGCGTCGTGACGCAGGTCGAGGAGCTCAAGATTCTCGTGCGGATGCTGCCGCTCTGGGCGACCGTCGTCTTCTTCTATGCCGTGTCGGTGCAGATCTCGTCGACATTCGTCGAGCAAGGCAGGGCGATGAACGCTACCGTCGGCTCCGTGCACGTCCCGCCCGCGTCCATGTCCACCTTCGATATACTCACCATCATCCTCCTGGTCCCTCTCTACGACCGGGTCTTCGTTCCGGCGGCGAGAAGGCTCACCGGGAGGGAGAAGGGTATCTCGGAGCTGCAGAGGATCGGCGCCGGCCTCACCATGCCCGTgctcgccatggccgccgcggcgCTTCTCGAGACGGTGCGCCTCCGCGCGGCGAAGGCGGCGGGCCTGGCGCCATGCTCGACGAGCGTGCTGTGGCAGGCGCCGCAGTACGTGCTTGTGGGCGTGGGCGAGGTGCTCACCACCATCGGGCAGCTCGACTTCTTCTACGGCCAGGCGCCGGCCGCGATGAAGACCGTGTGCACGGCGCTCGCGCTTCTCGCAGTAGCGGCCGGCGGCTACCTGAGCTCAGTCCTACTGACAGCCGTGCAGTGGGCGACGACGACTGGCGGCGCGCCGGGGTGGATCCCCGACGACCTGAACGAGGGTCATCTGGATCGCTTCTTCTGGATGATGTCCGGGCTTGGTTGCCTGAATCTGATAGCGTTCGCGAGCTGCGCCATGAGGTACAAATCCAGGAAGGGTTGCTGA